One Ignavibacteria bacterium genomic window carries:
- a CDS encoding serine hydrolase codes for MKLKFIKSVLFFTLVISFLLTGSNKSFAGLDPLYEAALQSSLNQLRTSYNIPGMSAIVILPEGTWEGTSGISDSGSTMTYSHSFGIGSITKNIIAATILKLQEKNLLNIDDKIIMYLPRYDNIDSNITIRELLQHTSGIYNFTNNPQYSAAINANLDSVWNPENVLQFVLAPNFQHGTSWAYSNTNYILLGLIIEEVYKMPLHEAYQKLLLTNHFLGGLSLFPFEEYTGPLAHNWVDLNGDGILDDASFIPKTAIFSGAWGAGAIISRPQKLAFYAMQLFGGELLEPQSMQQMTTFRNVSFGNVNGYGLGLMRYTNVAGRTVWGHGGNVFGYASIMMHVPQDTITAVICSNRDLSTTNFGLPFMNTVITQRPVGIQPISQEIPSSFELKQNYPNPFNPETTIEFKISGDEFTNLNVYDINGRLVETLVNEKLQAGIYKMKWSGANVSSGVYYYTLKTENFSETKKMILLK; via the coding sequence ATGAAATTAAAATTTATTAAATCCGTATTATTTTTTACACTTGTTATTTCTTTTTTACTAACGGGCAGCAATAAGTCATTTGCTGGTCTTGACCCGCTATATGAAGCTGCGCTGCAATCATCACTTAACCAGCTTAGAACATCATATAATATACCCGGTATGTCTGCTATAGTAATATTACCGGAAGGAACATGGGAAGGAACCAGTGGAATTTCCGACAGCGGAAGTACTATGACTTATAGCCATTCATTTGGAATCGGAAGCATTACAAAAAATATTATTGCAGCCACAATTCTTAAGCTTCAGGAAAAAAATTTATTAAATATAGACGATAAGATTATTATGTATCTTCCGCGTTATGATAATATTGATTCCAATATTACAATAAGAGAACTTTTGCAGCATACAAGCGGTATTTATAATTTTACAAACAATCCGCAATATTCGGCAGCGATAAACGCAAACTTAGACAGCGTATGGAATCCTGAAAATGTTTTGCAATTTGTTCTGGCTCCGAATTTTCAGCATGGAACTTCATGGGCTTATTCAAATACTAATTACATTTTATTGGGATTAATTATTGAAGAGGTTTACAAAATGCCGCTGCATGAAGCATATCAAAAACTTCTTTTGACAAATCACTTTCTTGGCGGCTTATCGCTCTTTCCTTTTGAAGAATATACAGGACCACTTGCTCACAATTGGGTGGACTTAAACGGAGACGGAATCCTTGATGATGCTTCTTTCATTCCGAAAACTGCAATATTCAGCGGAGCATGGGGTGCCGGTGCAATAATCTCCCGTCCACAAAAATTAGCTTTTTATGCAATGCAGCTTTTTGGAGGTGAACTTCTGGAACCGCAGTCTATGCAGCAGATGACAACCTTCAGAAACGTTTCATTTGGTAATGTCAATGGGTATGGACTTGGACTTATGCGATACACCAATGTAGCAGGAAGAACAGTTTGGGGACATGGAGGAAATGTATTCGGATATGCAAGCATAATGATGCATGTTCCGCAGGATACTATCACAGCTGTTATTTGTTCAAATCGTGATTTATCAACTACAAATTTCGGACTTCCTTTTATGAATACTGTTATAACACAGCGCCCTGTGGGGATTCAGCCAATCTCACAGGAAATCCCGTCATCATTTGAACTGAAGCAAAATTACCCGAATCCGTTTAATCCTGAAACTACTATAGAATTTAAAATTTCAGGTGACGAATTTACTAATCTTAATGTATATGATATTAACGGCAGGTTAGTCGAGACACTTGTTAACGAAAAACTTCAGGCAGGGATTTATAAAATGAAATGGAGCGGTGCTAATGTATCGAGTGGTGTATATTATTACACGTTGAAAACGGAAAATTTTTCAGAAACAAAGAAAATGATTTTATTAAAATAA
- a CDS encoding T9SS type A sorting domain-containing protein yields the protein MNPKNGFILILNKITNKVIYSDPLNPKSSEIVFYKWWIFIKKQLVRLGKNVVFRFFSKGYFNFKYTRFLKMQKNLNNKKIFSPLIIFLLLICFYSFAKIEFKGNSLAQDSSVYRDVSLTNLPLAAVTGAGMDVECADIDNDGDLDVFLAIEYFPNKLLLNNGSGVFTDVSAARLPQKNLDSEDIAIADFDNDGDLDVVFATEDHRIHEYYLNNGQGFFNNDVSARLPNSTANSVLAHDVNNDSIPDLIFGNANPGDTPGQNFVLINNGDGTFRDESVARLGAVLDVTQDIKMGDLDDDGDKDMVVGNEDGNKLYINNGSGFFMDETASRLPLPVPQETRKVTLDDIDFDGDLDIYFANVNFLGNVSAQDRLLMNDSTGRFTDETSTRLFSENLHTLEGIFLDYDFDGDKDLITALGFTSQPVLVYENTGGEIFNITVPPKVIPAGMTGNCLGFKTADYNRDGFPDIYVVNRGQRDILLFRNDTATVGIGSQFNEIPEEFKLFQNYPNPFNPETVISFEISKTANISLDVYDISGKKLFNLLNDVKNEGSYSITVDVSKYNLSSGIYFYSLKSNAGVLTKTMMVVK from the coding sequence ATGAATCCTAAGAATGGATTTATTTTAATTTTGAACAAAATTACAAATAAAGTAATTTATTCAGACCCTTTGAATCCAAAGAGTTCGGAAATAGTTTTTTATAAATGGTGGATATTTATAAAAAAACAACTTGTCAGGTTAGGCAAAAACGTGGTTTTTCGATTCTTTTCAAAGGGTTATTTTAATTTTAAATATACCCGCTTTTTAAAGATGCAAAAAAATTTGAATAACAAAAAGATATTTTCTCCGCTTATAATATTTCTATTATTAATATGTTTTTACAGTTTTGCAAAGATTGAGTTTAAAGGAAATTCTTTAGCTCAGGACTCAAGTGTGTATCGTGATGTCAGCTTAACCAATCTTCCTCTTGCCGCAGTAACCGGCGCGGGAATGGATGTTGAATGCGCCGACATCGATAACGACGGCGACCTTGATGTGTTTCTTGCAATTGAATATTTTCCGAACAAACTTTTATTAAATAACGGTTCGGGTGTTTTTACCGATGTTTCTGCTGCCCGGCTTCCGCAAAAAAATCTTGACAGTGAGGATATTGCAATTGCAGATTTTGACAACGACGGTGATTTGGATGTGGTATTTGCTACTGAAGACCACCGCATTCATGAATATTATCTAAACAATGGTCAGGGATTTTTTAATAACGATGTAAGCGCGCGCCTTCCGAACAGCACAGCAAACTCAGTCCTTGCTCATGATGTGAACAATGACAGTATTCCCGATTTGATTTTTGGAAATGCAAATCCGGGAGATACACCGGGTCAGAATTTTGTTTTAATAAATAACGGAGATGGAACCTTCAGAGATGAATCGGTTGCACGTCTTGGAGCAGTTCTTGATGTAACGCAGGATATAAAAATGGGTGACCTTGATGATGACGGAGATAAAGACATGGTTGTCGGCAATGAAGATGGAAATAAACTTTACATAAATAACGGCAGCGGATTTTTCATGGACGAAACTGCATCACGGCTTCCGCTTCCTGTCCCGCAGGAAACAAGAAAAGTAACTTTAGATGATATTGATTTCGACGGCGACCTTGACATTTATTTTGCGAATGTAAATTTTCTCGGCAATGTTTCTGCTCAAGACCGTCTGCTGATGAATGACAGCACGGGGAGATTCACTGATGAAACTTCAACACGTTTATTCAGCGAAAACCTTCACACGCTTGAGGGAATTTTCCTTGATTATGATTTTGACGGTGATAAAGACTTAATAACTGCCTTGGGATTTACATCTCAGCCGGTTCTGGTATATGAAAATACAGGAGGAGAAATTTTTAACATTACAGTTCCTCCCAAAGTTATTCCTGCAGGAATGACGGGCAACTGTCTTGGTTTCAAAACTGCTGATTATAACAGAGATGGGTTTCCGGATATATATGTTGTCAACCGAGGTCAGAGGGACATTCTGCTTTTCAGAAATGATACTGCAACAGTCGGGATTGGCAGTCAGTTCAATGAAATTCCGGAAGAGTTCAAACTATTCCAGAACTATCCGAATCCTTTCAATCCTGAAACTGTGATCAGTTTTGAAATTTCAAAAACAGCAAACATCTCACTTGATGTTTATGATATTTCCGGAAAGAAATTATTTAATCTTTTAAATGATGTTAAGAACGAGGGAAGTTACAGCATAACGGTAGATGTCTCAAAATATAATTTATCCAGTGGAATTTATTTTTACAGTTTGAAATCGAACGCAGGGGTTTTAACAAAAACTATGATGGTGGTTAAATAA
- the nrfH gene encoding cytochrome c nitrite reductase small subunit codes for MIKKLISYIIPPDNWKVPVIIVCGVLIGTILLVLHVGNATSYLSDNPETCINCHVMYPQYSSWRVSSHARYATCNDCHVPQDNFVSKYMFKASDGMRHSFMFTFRLEPQVMKIKEAGIEAVQANCKRCHEKLINHTNLIYSGNEERKCWSCHEETPHGSVSSLSTFPASNIPGHSPIVPEWIRKQKK; via the coding sequence ATGATTAAAAAACTGATAAGCTATATAATTCCTCCCGATAACTGGAAAGTTCCGGTCATCATAGTTTGCGGCGTGCTGATAGGAACAATCCTGTTAGTTCTTCATGTCGGAAATGCCACTTCATATCTTTCCGATAATCCCGAGACCTGCATCAATTGTCATGTTATGTACCCTCAGTATTCATCGTGGCGCGTGAGCTCTCATGCGCGTTATGCTACCTGCAATGACTGCCACGTTCCACAGGATAATTTTGTAAGCAAATATATGTTTAAGGCATCTGACGGTATGCGTCATTCTTTCATGTTCACGTTCCGCCTTGAACCGCAGGTTATGAAAATAAAAGAAGCGGGCATCGAAGCTGTTCAGGCAAACTGCAAACGATGCCATGAAAAATTAATTAACCATACTAACTTAATTTATTCAGGCAACGAAGAAAGAAAATGCTGGAGCTGTCATGAAGAAACTCCTCACGGCTCGGTGAGCAGTTTGTCCACGTTTCCTGCATCGAACATTCCCGGACATTCTCCCATTGTTCCCGAATGGATAAGAAAACAAAAAAAATAA
- the nrfA gene encoding ammonia-forming cytochrome c nitrite reductase, producing the protein MKSIKEVVKKKPWLGWVIFFATIVVVFLAGLLGSSIIERRTEANLILQNVKPLSEWEPRNEVWGENYPREYETYIKTLDTNFRSKYGGSGKIDMLEKYPELVILWAGYAFSRDYNQGRGHYYAVKDLRQTLRTDVPQPSTCYTCKSTDVPRVMNKFGIPEFYKYQFKEMGHEIANPIGCQDCHDPKTMNLRITRPALIEALERQGKDINKSTLQEMRSLVCAQCHVEYYFKGKEDKYLTFPWDNGMTVEAMETYYDSVGHVDFVHQLSKTPVLKAQHPDFEVFKLGVHSDRGISCADCHMPYKSEGGVKFTDHHIQSPLNNISNSCQVCHRESEAKLLQNVTERQDKIDELLKMAMASLVKAHFEAMTAWEKGASEEQMKPVLNLIRQAQWRWDFVAASHGAGFHAPLEAARILGNSIQKSEEARISLSALLTKLGVTVPIQYPDVSTKEKAQAYIGLEMEKLRENKKVFLETVVPQWEKSAEERHDKMKQDYNQGSGYKK; encoded by the coding sequence ATGAAAAGCATAAAAGAAGTCGTCAAGAAAAAACCCTGGCTTGGATGGGTAATCTTTTTTGCAACCATAGTTGTTGTTTTTCTCGCAGGACTGCTCGGCAGTTCGATTATCGAGCGTCGCACGGAAGCAAATCTGATTCTGCAGAACGTAAAGCCGCTTTCGGAATGGGAACCTCGCAATGAAGTCTGGGGTGAAAACTATCCGCGTGAATATGAAACGTATATTAAAACTCTTGATACAAATTTCAGAAGCAAATACGGAGGTTCGGGAAAAATCGACATGCTTGAAAAATATCCCGAGCTTGTTATACTCTGGGCAGGTTATGCTTTCTCAAGAGATTACAATCAGGGGCGCGGTCATTATTATGCCGTGAAAGACCTGCGGCAGACTTTAAGAACTGACGTTCCTCAACCGAGCACCTGCTACACCTGCAAAAGCACTGACGTTCCGCGCGTGATGAACAAGTTCGGCATTCCCGAATTTTATAAATATCAGTTTAAGGAAATGGGGCACGAAATTGCAAACCCAATCGGATGTCAGGATTGCCACGACCCTAAGACAATGAATCTTCGCATTACTCGTCCTGCTTTAATCGAGGCATTGGAACGTCAAGGAAAAGACATCAATAAATCAACGTTGCAGGAAATGCGCTCGCTCGTTTGCGCACAGTGCCATGTCGAATATTATTTCAAGGGAAAGGAAGATAAATATTTAACATTCCCTTGGGATAATGGGATGACTGTTGAAGCAATGGAAACATATTATGACAGTGTGGGTCATGTAGATTTTGTTCATCAATTGAGCAAGACTCCGGTTTTAAAAGCACAGCATCCTGATTTTGAAGTTTTTAAATTGGGTGTTCACAGCGACAGAGGAATTTCCTGCGCCGACTGCCACATGCCTTATAAATCCGAAGGCGGCGTCAAGTTCACCGACCATCACATACAAAGTCCGCTTAATAACATTTCAAATTCATGCCAGGTTTGCCACCGTGAGTCCGAAGCAAAGCTTCTGCAGAACGTAACCGAGCGTCAGGATAAAATCGACGAGCTTCTGAAAATGGCAATGGCATCGCTTGTCAAAGCGCATTTTGAAGCAATGACAGCGTGGGAAAAAGGCGCAAGCGAAGAACAGATGAAACCGGTTCTGAATTTAATCCGTCAGGCGCAATGGAGATGGGATTTTGTTGCCGCAAGCCACGGAGCAGGTTTCCACGCCCCGCTTGAAGCCGCAAGGATTCTCGGAAACTCGATTCAGAAAAGCGAAGAAGCAAGAATTTCACTTTCAGCATTGCTCACAAAGCTAGGAGTAACCGTTCCGATTCAGTATCCTGACGTTTCCACAAAGGAAAAAGCTCAGGCATATATCGGACTTGAAATGGAAAAATTAAGAGAGAATAAAAAAGTATTTCTTGAAACGGTTGTTCCTCAGTGGGAAAAATCCGCCGAAGAACGCCACGACAAAATGAAACAGGACTACAACCAGGGGTCAGGGTATAAGAAGTGA